In Micromonospora sp. LH3U1, one genomic interval encodes:
- a CDS encoding NAD-dependent epimerase/dehydratase family protein has translation MRILVVGGSGLIGAHVVNVLRERGHEATTVARTAQPGVDHLLDVESASIDDLRPLLAGHDGVVYATRTDEQRPLPKPIYPAFRRDNVEPVVRLCTAARLEGLSRGVIMGSYYTYFDRLHPQWRLAERHTYIRCRLEQAQEGRSAAGPELPIAVLELPFIFGRAGDRLPNWSGPLDRWARSRTPLAVPTGGSAAASARSVADVAMDALEQASGADIPVADENLTWNDMIGRIAEAVGRRRRVARLPAGAVKAALRLGGALQARSGKESGMNPSHLADLLLAELFIEPTTGRSLDPALRETFPDGGAA, from the coding sequence GTGCGCATTCTCGTGGTGGGTGGCAGTGGCCTGATCGGCGCTCATGTCGTAAACGTGCTGCGCGAGCGGGGACATGAGGCGACCACGGTGGCGCGTACCGCCCAGCCGGGTGTCGATCACCTGCTCGATGTCGAGTCCGCCTCGATCGACGATCTGCGGCCGCTGCTCGCCGGTCATGACGGCGTGGTCTATGCCACCCGCACCGACGAGCAGCGACCGCTGCCCAAGCCGATCTACCCGGCGTTCCGCCGGGACAACGTCGAGCCGGTGGTACGCCTGTGCACTGCCGCCCGCCTCGAAGGTCTCAGCCGCGGCGTCATCATGGGCTCGTACTACACCTATTTCGACCGGCTACATCCGCAGTGGCGGCTCGCGGAGCGTCACACGTACATCCGTTGCCGCCTGGAGCAGGCCCAGGAGGGACGGTCGGCGGCCGGCCCGGAGTTGCCGATCGCCGTACTCGAGTTGCCGTTCATCTTCGGTCGGGCCGGTGACCGGCTACCCAACTGGTCCGGGCCGTTGGACCGGTGGGCGCGCTCGCGTACCCCCTTGGCTGTTCCCACCGGCGGAAGCGCCGCGGCCTCGGCCCGCAGCGTCGCGGACGTCGCGATGGACGCGCTGGAGCAGGCGAGCGGTGCGGACATCCCCGTCGCCGACGAGAATCTCACCTGGAACGACATGATCGGGCGCATCGCCGAGGCCGTCGGCCGACGCCGCCGGGTCGCCCGCCTCCCGGCCGGCGCGGTAAAGGCCGCCCTACGCCTCGGCGGCGCACTCCAGGCCCGCAGCGGCAAGGAGTCCGGCATGAACCCGAGCCACCTTGCCGACCTCCTACTCGCCGAGTTGTTCATCGAGCCGACGACCGGCCGATCGCTGGACCCGGCGCTGCGCGAAACCTTCCCCGACGGCGGGGCTGCCTAG
- a CDS encoding winged helix-turn-helix transcriptional regulator, with amino-acid sequence MRLFADEQRLARGEPGLAIDDRRGRGRGVDGCHVAILSIVRACLTIARREGSEAFVPTKRTFRDLGDACRAANALDLVGDRWTLIVVREVILGPKRFVDLQESVRGITPAVLTDRLRSLQETGIVEQVVLPDLARTRAYAATDWGRKLESVLESLGRWYSAGPDPSTDGGMTPDGTVLAMRTMAPEAPGEVPVLALRLYDGRRSDPPTRDYRVAAINGRLDVRAVVATEPAATVTAESTVWSRLLFDDLPLARAERDGTVRVEGDREAVLRILRLYT; translated from the coding sequence GTGCGCCTTTTCGCGGACGAGCAACGTCTCGCGCGCGGCGAGCCAGGTCTCGCGATCGACGACCGGAGGGGCAGGGGTCGTGGTGTGGATGGTTGTCATGTCGCTATCCTAAGCATAGTGCGTGCTTGCTTGACCATAGCTAGGCGGGAAGGTAGTGAGGCGTTCGTGCCAACCAAGCGGACCTTTCGGGATCTCGGGGACGCCTGCCGCGCCGCGAATGCTCTCGATCTGGTGGGTGATCGATGGACCCTGATCGTGGTGCGTGAGGTGATTCTCGGGCCCAAGCGGTTCGTCGACCTGCAGGAGTCGGTCCGTGGCATCACACCGGCCGTTCTCACCGACCGGCTGCGGTCGCTGCAGGAGACCGGGATCGTCGAGCAGGTCGTCCTGCCGGACCTGGCCCGCACCCGCGCGTACGCCGCGACGGACTGGGGCCGCAAGCTGGAGTCAGTCCTGGAATCGCTGGGGCGTTGGTACTCCGCCGGCCCCGACCCGAGCACGGACGGCGGCATGACTCCTGATGGAACGGTCCTCGCCATGCGGACGATGGCTCCGGAGGCGCCGGGCGAGGTGCCGGTCCTGGCCCTCCGCCTCTACGATGGCCGGCGCTCCGATCCGCCGACGCGCGACTACCGCGTGGCAGCGATCAACGGGCGCCTGGACGTCCGAGCCGTTGTGGCCACGGAGCCGGCGGCGACCGTGACTGCGGAGTCGACGGTCTGGAGCCGCCTTCTCTTCGACGACCTGCCACTCGCGCGCGCCGAGCGCGACGGGACCGTGCGCGTCGAGGGCGACCGGGAGGCCGTCCTACGGATCCTGCGTCTCTACACCTGA
- a CDS encoding DUF899 family protein encodes MTTIHTTTPAPPVVDRETWLAARETLLVREKAHTREGDAIAAARRRLPMTEVSPILLIGAHGPTPLQDIFAGRDQLVVYRHMWHLGKPFEDQCEGCTATIWDFHNAVYLEERGISFAVFCEGPYEEVAPFRDFMGYTHPWYSTHGIEDPAYAGGGEIACFLHRDDRFFLTYETTGRGVEAIMSSHKMLDMTVYGRQEVWEDSPEGWPQEPTYTRWRRDGRPVPQWTRPGAGRVGAQQQQHCH; translated from the coding sequence ATGACAACCATCCACACCACGACCCCTGCCCCTCCGGTCGTCGATCGCGAGACCTGGCTCGCCGCGCGCGAGACGTTGCTCGTCCGCGAAAAGGCGCACACACGCGAGGGCGACGCGATCGCCGCCGCCCGGCGCCGCCTGCCGATGACCGAGGTATCACCGATCTTGCTTATCGGAGCGCACGGCCCGACACCACTGCAGGACATCTTCGCCGGCCGTGACCAACTGGTTGTCTACCGGCACATGTGGCACCTCGGAAAGCCGTTCGAGGATCAGTGCGAAGGCTGCACCGCCACCATCTGGGACTTCCACAATGCGGTCTACCTTGAGGAGCGCGGCATCTCCTTCGCGGTCTTCTGCGAGGGGCCGTACGAGGAGGTCGCTCCCTTTCGGGACTTCATGGGCTACACGCACCCGTGGTATTCCACCCACGGCATCGAGGACCCCGCCTATGCCGGCGGCGGCGAGATCGCGTGCTTCCTGCACCGGGACGACCGATTCTTCCTGACGTATGAGACGACCGGCCGGGGCGTCGAAGCGATCATGTCGTCGCACAAGATGCTCGATATGACCGTCTACGGCCGGCAGGAGGTTTGGGAGGACTCACCGGAGGGCTGGCCGCAGGAACCGACCTACACGCGGTGGCGCAGGGACGGCCGACCCGTACCGCAGTGGACCAGGCCCGGAGCCGGGCGCGTCGGCGCACAGCAACAACAGCACTGCCACTGA
- a CDS encoding GNAT family N-acetyltransferase — protein sequence MFRAARSGDFEQIIRLYRQLNPDDPVLRDGSDAAAFQQILGSTALHLFVLELDGVVVATTYLNVIPNITRSASPYAVIENVVVEESRRGTGLGRQIMAGTLQAAWDAGCYKAMLMTGSRTPATHAFYRACGFSADVKTAYLARPS from the coding sequence ATGTTCCGTGCGGCTCGTTCTGGCGACTTCGAGCAGATCATCCGCCTCTACCGGCAACTGAACCCCGACGATCCGGTGCTGCGAGACGGGTCTGACGCAGCGGCCTTCCAGCAGATCCTGGGCTCTACGGCGCTGCACCTCTTCGTACTCGAACTGGATGGGGTCGTCGTCGCCACGACGTATCTCAACGTGATCCCCAACATCACCCGATCCGCATCGCCGTACGCTGTCATCGAGAACGTCGTCGTCGAGGAGTCGCGGCGAGGCACGGGTCTGGGCCGGCAGATCATGGCCGGCACCCTTCAAGCCGCCTGGGATGCGGGCTGCTACAAGGCGATGCTGATGACGGGCTCGCGCACGCCCGCGACCCACGCCTTCTACCGGGCCTGCGGGTTCTCAGCCGACGTCAAGACGGCGTATCTCGCTCGACCATCGTGA